The genomic stretch acaattaaataattataacacagagaaaaaaataagggtggtagaatattatattttataaagcaATGATGGAATGAAGTATGGGATCAAAATACACCTAGagcacaaaaatgaaataaaaaccaGACAAGTATTTTAAATAATGGCATTTCCtttaagagaaaataagagTCAGAGTCTAAAGCAGGTTGCTGTAAAAGAGAATTTACAATGCAAGTTCGCATGCTCTTGTGGTAGGAATTGATGAAATTGATGATTGACAGAGATTTATAAAAATGTTTCGTGTTTTTCTTCTTAAGaagtgttttgagttttgagaagaattttgtAACTTGCTATGAAAAATGTGTTAGTGGTGGGCCacatctgaaattggtgaagTTGGGGACTCTTGTAAGAGAAAAGAGCAAAAGGTACCAGTCTCAGGAGGTATTGCTTGATTTTGAGTATCAAGAAGTGTTTCATATCTTAGTAATTCGGCCTGAAACTCATCAAAGGAAAGTGATTTTTCTTGAACAGCAAATGAAAAGTCTACTGAATATAAAGTACCTGGTAACATAAAATAATTGTGCAAGGACCAAATTTCTGCTGAAATTATGGCCTGTGGAAGCATCGAGATCAACTCCGATTAAAAATCTATCAAATTGACGATGtaaatttaaagttaatatgacaaaaaataaataaaatatgaaaagtaaaaagaataaaattattgaTACATAGTAGCGAGCAAATATGGCCCACAGTTTTATCACAGGAAACTAGTCAATCACAAAACATGTAACAAGGAGTAATCACTGGAAGGCCCTTAAGTTTCAATTACATTAAGAAAGAAGCTAAAGTGGAAAGCTAAGACAATCTGTTTCTTGTCAAATTTCGAAATTCCTTTCTAGACTTTGGGTGGACCTGGTCCACAAAGGTCTTGCCAATTGATTTTGGACATCAATTGTAGGACCTCAACCACCCAAATGATTTGAAACACTTATATATGATACCCAATTAGCATGAGTTTCTGACTCTGAGTGGCTCACATGCTCAGTAAATGTAAATAAAATCAATCTCAAGcagaaaaaaatttaccttGCAGTTGCAGTAAGCACAAGAGATGAGACCAACAATTTTTGCCCACAACATAATATTACTACtcagaaaagaaaatccaaCATATCAGTTCACAGTTGCATCAAATTCCCATTGTATGTTTCAGGTAGATGTCCTGTAATTCATTAAACAACCAAAACGTcacattttatttatataaacaaaaacaaagaacttATGTTGATGAACTTTATAACATAACAAACAGGATGCAAAACAAACCTCTGCAATTCAGAATGATGCGGTAGATTTCTTTGAAGAGGAACAACCATAGAATTTCAGACAAACTCTTCTAGCAATCCAACAAAGCATTTACACATGCATTCATGACAGTACAAAGAATGTTCTCCTTCTCCAGGAAAATATACGCTAGTAAATAGTTCTTGCACTTTCCACATGCAGCTCGAACAACACAGAACAACCTACAGCCAACATAAAAACACCTCCTTCTGCATTTGCCACAAAAACACAATATCCCAGTACTTTGAATCACACCTTGCAGCCCGGTTTCTCCAGGGACTCTAGCCTACAATACAAACAGACATAatcaatattcatatatatatatatatagggctgTGCACGGGTCGGTTCGGGGCGGGTTTGGAGTTTTTTGCCACCCGACCCGTGAATATCGGGTTTGGTAAATTCTTACCCGTTACCCGGATTAAATGCACTAAAACTGCCAGATTTCGGGTAGTTCAGGGCGGATTGTGCGGGGCGGGTTTCGCGGGTTGGTCGGGCGAGTCGGATATTTTAATGggcatcaatttcaaatttaagtcctggtttttttgtaaattttttaaaaaactggtcttctgtaattttttttaaaaaccggATTTGGGCTAAAACTTATcaggaattctttttttttgtattgtttacaatttttatggttggattttttttgtgtgacTCCAACACGAGAGACAATGACGTTAGTTCactttctagagagagagagcgagagagagatgagagagaaacctTGAGATCGGCACgactgtgagagagagagagagagagaggagcggtATGGTTCTCCGCCGAGATCCTCCGCcggcgagagtgagagaggagcGGCGCTTGGTCTGGAGAGTGGATTGAGAGACAAGTGAGGGTGAGAGGCGCTGGCCGCTTGGTCTGGAGAGGGGAGAGTCACGGGCACGGCGTCGGCTTGTGTGAAAGGAGAGAAAAGCTGAAAATCAGAAAATGTGAGGAATGAGGAAGGATATTAGGGATTTAGGGTTAAGTTACATATGGGCGGAGCCAACACAGGAAGAATCTCAGGTGATGTAGGGATCACCGGAGAAGACACCGGCTTTGCAGCTACAGTCACCACCGGATGCGTAGACCCAGAACCCAACCCAGACCACTCCGGTAAAGAAATCACCGGCGTAGACACAGCCGCACCCACAGAAGGAACCCCAGACGGCAACTCCAAGGCCACACCCACAGCAACCACCGAAACCTCTGTAACCTCAATGGAAAGTTCCATCGGCGACCCAGAGTCCGAAGAAGGCACCACCTCTGCGTCAGAGACCAAAGGAGTCACCGGAAAAATCTCGGGCGACATGGTCGGTACCAAAGTTTAGGGGAAATGGATTTGAAGTTATAAGGGTTAAGGGATGCAAAAATGGAAGTAGTCGGTTTCTGCTTTAAATCAGATTAGgaaatacttaattattaagGGTTTGATTATGTAtgagcaaccaaaaaaaaaaaaacagagcaaacCGAGAAGTTGTTCACTAAAAATCAACTAACATGTTAGTCATCAAATAAATATGCAGAATAATTGGGTATATATCGTTGAAAGTGGGTGgagcattcttttttttatcaaagatATATAGCAACTAAAAGCAGATTAAAACAGAGAGGGTAAATCATATAAGATAAATTAGGTGATTGAAAATTACACATACCGAAATATGGGGACTCCTGCTAGACAGACTTTTCGCTTATTCAATCCATTCGTCATCAATCTCTATCTGTTCGACATGAGCAATCTTGcgccattcttttccttttttactttgccattttttcttcaacaaaggACATGCCCAGATTTGTAGAATAGAAAGGGAGGGAGGCAGCCCCTGTTCCGGCACACAATTGAGCTTTGGGCAGTTCGAGATACGCAATACTTTAAGAGCATTGAGGTGTTGAAGCCCTTTCTTGTCCAaagatttcaaatttggaaagtTCCATATTTCAAGGAAGGTCAGACTGGTGGGCAGCAACTGCTCCTCTGGGAAGGACTCCACATCTTCATTATCGCCAAAGATTGTAATATCTGTAAGAAAGGGGAGGTTCTGCAAACCCCATCCCATCCGACTTGCAATGAGTTTCTCACAACTATCTATCCAAATTGATTTCAAATTGGAAGGCAACCCCCCTTCAGGAAACGACTCAACTTTTGGACAATTCCATATATGCAAATCCTCAAGAGACGGAAGGAGTATGTGCATTTTGTCAGGAAGTGATCTCAAACTGCCACAATTCTCGACCATAAATCTTGTAAGGTTGGGGGCACGCAGTCCTCCTTttggaaaagaaacaaaatttgggCAATACCAGATATCAATCTCCATGGTGACTAAATCATGTTCATAATTTTCTGGAACTGTAAGAGATTCCAAATTGCTACACGCACTGATTTTGATGTGATAAAGATTTGGGAATAAATCTAATGGAAATGACTTCACAGAATCACAAGCATTCAACGACAGTTTTCCAAGGGATGAATAGTCCAGGTTTGTTGGGAGCTCTAACTTCTTACAATATTTAATCTCAAGGGTTTTTAATGTAGAGGGAAGACCATCCTTAGGAAGGGACACAAGTGAGGAACAGTTACTGATCACCAACTCTTGAAGACCGCCATTGGAGTCTATCATTCCCTTGGGTAGAAACTCTAGTGCATCAAATCTTCCAATTTCGAGCATCTGCATTCCAGTTGGCAATTCATTTAACAAAACCCTATTACAATTATGCAGCCTCAAATTACGTATGGCAGGAGTCCTTGGAAGTGGAGTCACCAGTTGCTGACAATTAGTAATATCAAGTATGGCCAAACAAGGAAGATGGACAGGCAACCCTCCTGTTAGTTTAGGGCAGTTTCTAATATAAAGCTCTTCAAGTTGAGGAAAACCTACACCCTCattttcgtcaccaaaataattCCATTCCTCCCACTTCTtcatattctcaaacttaagAACTTTGAGGGCACCAAATGGCTTAGATGAAGAAGAACCGCTACCAAAAAATTCACTACCCACTGTAACAACTTCATCAAAACCAGCAATATAGAGGTTCTGCAGAGACTGTAGCTGCCCAAGGGGTGGCAAATTGTTGCAATACGTACAATTTTGTAGCTCAAGAGATGCTACATTAGAGAATGAAGGATGCCCTACCCAATCTGAAAAACTTTTACCACCGTAGTATCTAATAGTGAGGCTTTTCAAGCTTGTATGGGGCTGGAGACTATCAAGTACACTTCTCTGACTTTCTGAAAAATTAGTATCAACATTCCATTTCAATACCAATTCTTCGAGGTACTTTTTATCCCTCAAGCTTGCATTCAGAGCATCGGTAGGAGATTCAACATTTTGGAGCTCCAATATAGAAAGCGATCCTTGAAGATTTGTAAAATTTCCTAACTCTCCAATGCAAGTCCCACTACCTTTGCCAACGATAAATTTCGTCAACGTCTGGAGGCATTCTAATCTACCCAAATGTATCGGCATCTCTTTTATGCCTGTTTTGGTAATATCAAGATGACGTAAACTAATGAGTTTCCACATATCTCTTGGCAACGCAACAAGCTTTTTACAATTTGACAATCTCAATGTCTGCAAATTGCACAATTGACATATAGAATCAGGTAGTCTTTGAACTTCAGTGAAAGAGAGATCCAAGTAACGTAGGTGTTTAAGTTTGCCAATTGACTCTGGCAATTCAGTAATGTTCCTATACTTGGACAGAGAAAACAACCGTAAGCATCTTAGTGTCGGCAGTAAATCATGTGCTACTTTTTTACTCAAGTAGTAGAGGGGCAAATTATAACCTGACATATCTAAATGTAGGAAAGTGCGCAACCTCTTAACTTTGTGAAGGGTTTCAAACTTCTTTAAGCTATGAAATCCTTGATTGAAAAAATAGGACAAGTGGCGAGTATTGTTTACTATCTCGTGAGAACAACCATCCTCCAACCTTGAAATAAATTGTCCAGATATAAATTTTGCTAAATCACTCACGAGATCATGCATTACAAAACATGGCTTGTTGTCACTTGATTTTTGGAATAATGATCTTGATTCTAAAGTGAGGAAATACTCATTACCAACTTCTTCCATTGTTCTGTTTTTGGGTTGATGTAGAAAACCTTCCGACATCCATAACAAGATTAATTGATCTTTTTTGAAAGCATAATCCTTTGGAAATATTGAACAATAAGCAAAACATTGCTTTAGAGGTGAAGAGAGATATTTGTAACTTAACTTTAGAGCCGGAAGAATACCCATCTCATCAATTGGCAAATCCCATAATTCACTCTTCAATATCTTATCCCATTCATCATCTGGTTTAGATCCTAAAAAAGCACCAATTGTCTTGACTGCTAATGGAAGGCCTCTGCACTTTTCAATGATTTTTCTACCTATAACTTCTAACTCACCGTGTGCATTAGAGTTACCATCATGGAATGCATGTTTTGCAAATAGTGACCAGCAATCTTCTTCTGGTAACTCCAATAGATGATGAGAGATTGCTCTAGCAATTGATACAACACGAACACTACGTGTTGTTATAAGGACCTTACTTCCTTGTGCCCCATATTTGAAGGGTTTACACAATGCCTCCCATTGAACATAACTCTCATTCCAAATATCATCTAAAACAAGTAGAAACTTCTTTCCCGTTAAACACTCCCATAGTCTAAGTTGAAGTTGATTTAGATCCTTAATATCACAAGTTGATGAAGTTACTGCCTCCAGAATTGTTTTCGTTATCTTGAACACGTCAAATTCTTCAGAAACACAAACCCATGCATCAAGGTTATTAAAGTGCTTCTTCACCCTATTGTCATTGTATACAAACTGAGCAAGGGGGGTCTTGCCCATCCCTCCCATGCCGATTATAGCAATCACACTCATCTCATTGCCACGTGCATCATCTGAGAGTATCATTTTAATAATTGCCTCCTTGTCAACATCCCTACCACAAATATCAGATTCTTCAACCAAAGAAGTTGTGGGCAATCTTTCAGATGATTTCCCTCCAAAACCCTCTTTAAGACCTATAAGATCCTTTTGTTGTGCTAGAGATTCTAGTCTGCCAAGTATCTCTTTTATCTTTGGCTCTATTTGTTGGACAAAAGAATTACGAAAAGCAGAGATAGACTTTCGTACCTTGCTTGCAGTGGTTTGAAATTGAGCATCCAACTCGCTTCGCAAGGCTTGAGTAGCAATCTCATCCAAGACGTTCTCTGCATCATAGACTGCATCTTTCACCTCATCAAGCCACTTTTTCACGACAGGCTGTGTAACTTGCACTTCTTCAGCGGCTTCAAGCACTGCAACGACGGTCAGGAATGATGTCTCCAACTTCTTGAGGAGTCCATCGGAGAGTTTTCGACGCCGAAAGAAGTCAACGAACTCACCAGATGCCATTCTTTCGAAAAAAGCTTGaaggaagggagagagaaaaatggttGCAATCTCAGCCATGTTTTCTTGTTTGGAAATCAAAGGAATTGAAGGAAGGGGAATGCAAGTAGCAGAGAAAAATCAGATAGCAAGCTGCGCTTTGCTTTAACAAGGAAGAAGTGGACTTAACTATTGGAGTGATGGACCATCTACCATTCCATGCAATATGgtccactttttcttttcttttttcttttttcgttggGAAATTAAAAAGGATAATGGTTGAGAGCAAAATCTCGCATCCACCCTTCACCTATTTTGTGATAATTGATAGaaataaacatgaaaaataatattctacATTTTAACATACcagaaagagaataaatttgaaGCTCCAGCCAAttacttttaattattaattttagcCTTCTAATTCAAACTAAAAGAGCACGTACACCATTTGGTTTTTCCATTATGTGGGTGATTTTGGATTTTCACCCATCAGAAAATCTCTTTAGAGATAgctttggtccgttttgtggaTTGATTGAATAAGGCTGGCCACTTGTGGTGGAATCCACatcatcaaagaaaaagaagaaagaataactATCATAAGCCTACcaccaaaagaaggaaaaataagacaaaaaaataaaggcaaacCAAACATGAGAGAAAGAAACTTCATGGATCTCTCATGTTTGgtttgcctttatttttttgtcttatttttccttcttttggtgGTAGGCTTATGATagttattctttcttctttttctttgatgatGTGGATTCCACCACAAGTGGCCAGCCTTATTCAATCAATCCACAAAACGGAATCCAAAGCTATCTCTAAAGAGATTTTCTGATGGGTGAAAATCCAAAATCACCCACATAATGGAAAAACCAAATGGTGTACGTGCTCTTTTAGTTTGAATTAGAAGgctaaaattaataattaaaagtaaTTGGCTGGAGCttcaaat from Corylus avellana chromosome ca1, CavTom2PMs-1.0 encodes the following:
- the LOC132174290 gene encoding putative disease resistance RPP13-like protein 1, whose translation is MAEIATIFLSPFLQAFFERMASGEFVDFFRRRKLSDGLLKKLETSFLTVVAVLEAAEEVQVTQPVVKKWLDEVKDAVYDAENVLDEIATQALRSELDAQFQTTASKVRKSISAFRNSFVQQIEPKIKEILGRLESLAQQKDLIGLKEGFGGKSSERLPTTSLVEESDICGRDVDKEAIIKMILSDDARGNEMSVIAIIGMGGMGKTPLAQFVYNDNRVKKHFNNLDAWVCVSEEFDVFKITKTILEAVTSSTCDIKDLNQLQLRLWECLTGKKFLLVLDDIWNESYVQWEALCKPFKYGAQGSKVLITTRSVRVVSIARAISHHLLELPEEDCWSLFAKHAFHDGNSNAHGELEVIGRKIIEKCRGLPLAVKTIGAFLGSKPDDEWDKILKSELWDLPIDEMGILPALKLSYKYLSSPLKQCFAYCSIFPKDYAFKKDQLILLWMSEGFLHQPKNRTMEEVGNEYFLTLESRSLFQKSSDNKPCFVMHDLVSDLAKFISGQFISRLEDGCSHEIVNNTRHLSYFFNQGFHSLKKFETLHKVKRLRTFLHLDMSGYNLPLYYLSKKVAHDLLPTLRCLRLFSLSKYRNITELPESIGKLKHLRYLDLSFTEVQRLPDSICQLCNLQTLRLSNCKKLVALPRDMWKLISLRHLDITKTGIKEMPIHLGRLECLQTLTKFIVGKGSGTCIGELGNFTNLQGSLSILELQNVESPTDALNASLRDKKYLEELVLKWNVDTNFSESQRSVLDSLQPHTSLKSLTIRYYGGKSFSDWVGHPSFSNVASLELQNCTYCNNLPPLGQLQSLQNLYIAGFDEVVTVGSEFFGSGSSSSKPFGALKVLKFENMKKWEEWNYFGDENEGVGFPQLEELYIRNCPKLTGGLPVHLPCLAILDITNCQQLVTPLPRTPAIRNLRLHNCNRVLLNELPTGMQMLEIGRFDALEFLPKGMIDSNGGLQELVISNCSSLVSLPKDGLPSTLKTLEIKYCKKLELPTNLDYSSLGKLSLNACDSVKSFPLDLFPNLYHIKISACSNLESLTVPENYEHDLVTMEIDIWYCPNFVSFPKGGLRAPNLTRFMVENCGSLRSLPDKMHILLPSLEDLHIWNCPKVESFPEGGLPSNLKSIWIDSCEKLIASRMGWGLQNLPFLTDITIFGDNEDVESFPEEQLLPTSLTFLEIWNFPNLKSLDKKGLQHLNALKVLRISNCPKLNCVPEQGLPPSLSILQIWACPLLKKKWQSKKGKEWRKIAHVEQIEIDDEWIE